One region of Nycticebus coucang isolate mNycCou1 chromosome 10, mNycCou1.pri, whole genome shotgun sequence genomic DNA includes:
- the ZNF473 gene encoding zinc finger protein 473 isoform X5, giving the protein MDFTLDDWKELGLDQGDLFWDTALDNYQNLFLLDPLRPNLTTHLDGNGELEALVRKSPEATGPDTVETKNSSLKQDFLEEGLSQEILETFSKDGFWNSNFVEDCIDESWLDSLLGDPESLLRSDVTTNKESSKECKSHEFKRGLSPISLLSTGEDSVVHDLPEKTFTPAKSNEDRSNFGYYSDQSQQNSVQGGEKPYKCSECGKSFSGSYHLIQHWIIHTREKPTVHQECERSSCLFVHPMTQTGYKSYVCKECGETFSQNTHLEWHRKTHTGEKPCKSQDRDQQSLCGKRSFKFHRTHIISKSYKCNDCDKTFSQTFHLIRHQKIHTPKRYECAKCQATFNLSKRFIQHQKTHAAKATSECQECGKVFRHSSLLIEHQAVHTGEKPYKCNECGKLFSYNSTLKIHQRVHSGEKPYKCSECGKAFCRYTHLNEHQQIHSGYRPHKCQECVKSFNRPSKLIRHQSIHTTEKPYSCSECKETFSHNEHLVQHQKIHTVETPYECQECGERFTCISTLNCHQSVHTREKQVFDVNRKTLDQSTEQREHLRFDEKHFKCNKCEKTFSDSRYLIQHKRIHTIMKPFECDQCGQGFGQSAQLIHHQRIHSLAGPHEHGEHRKAFSSSTSLIELQSFHTSKHPFKCNKCEKTFSQRASLSEHRLIHIGEKPFKCNKCDRVFTQNNYLIQHQRIHAEKKPLECKECGKTFSQSSCLSKHHRIHTGEKPYECGDCGKAFSLSAELNRHQRVHTGEKPYICQECGKGFSQGSCLTIHQRVHTGEKPYICSECGKAFAQKANLTQHKRIHTGEKPYTCDVCGRAFGFSAHLSQHQRIHTQEKPYQCQHCQKTFRSCSALSRHQRVHK; this is encoded by the exons ATGGACTTCACTTTGGATGATTGGAAGGAGCTGGGCCTAGACCAAGGGGACCTGTTTTGGGACACAGCACTGGACAACTACCAGAATCTCTTCCTGCTGG ACCCCCTAAGACCCAACTTGACCACCCACTTGGATGGCAATGGAGAGCTGGAGGCCCTGGTGAGAAAAAGCCCAGAAGCGACAGGCCCTG ACACGGTTGAGACCAAGAACTCTTCTTTGAAGCAGGATTTCTTGGAAGAAGGACTCtcccaagagattttggagaCGTTTTCCAAGGATGGATTTTGGAACTCCAATTTTGTAGAAGATTGTATAGATGAGAGCTGGTTAGATAGTTTGCTGGGAGATCCAGAAAGTCTTCTGAGGTCTGATGTTACCACCAACAAAGAAAGTTCCAAAGAATGTAAGAGTCACGAGTTCAAGAGAGGCCTTAGTCCTATATCCCTCCTTTCCACAGGAGAGGACTCTGTGGTACACGATCTTCCTGAAAAGACCTTCACGCCAGCTAAGTCTAATGAAGATAGGAGTAACTTTGGCTACTACTCAGACCAGAGCCAGCAGAATTCTGTCCAGGGAGGGGAGAAACCATATAAATGTAGTGAATGTGGGAAAAGCTTTAGTGGGAGTTACCATCTTATCCAGCACTGGATTATTCATACTAGGGAGAAACCTACTGTGCATCAAGAGTGTGAGAGAAGTTCTTGTCTTTTTGTTCATCCGATGACTCAAACAGGCTACAAATCTTATGTCTGCAAGGAATGTGGGGAAACTTTTAGTCAGAATACGCACCTTGAATGGCATCGGAAaactcacactggagaaaaaccatGTAAGAGTCAAGACAGAGACCAGCAGTCCCTTTGTGGCAAACGGTCTTTTAAATTTCACAGAACTCATATAATTAGTAAATCCTATAAATGTAATGATTGTGACAAGACTTTCAGCCAGACTTTTCATCTTATTCGGCACCAGAAGATCCATACTCCAAAACGCTATGAATGTGCCAAATGCCAGGCGACCTTCAACTTGAGCAAACGCTTCATCCAACACCAGAAAACTCATGCTGCCAAAGCTACCTCTGAGTGTCAGGAGTGTGGGAAGGTCTTCAGGCACAGTTCCCTGCTCATTGAACACCAGGCtgttcatactggagagaaaccttataagtgtaatgaatgtgggaaactCTTCAGCTATAACTCTACCTTAAAGATACATCAGAGGGTTCACAGTGGAGAGAAGCCTTACAAATGCAGtgagtgtgggaaagccttcTGTCGGTACACTCACCTTAATGAACATCAGCAAATTCATTCAGGCTACAGACCACACAAATGTCAGGAGTGTGTCAAGAGTTTTAACCGGCCCTCAAAACTGATTCGACATCAGTCCATTCATACCACAGAAAAGCCCTACAGCTGTTCTGAATGCAAGGAGACCTTTAGTCATAATGAACACCTTGTGCAACACCAGAAAATCCACACTGTTGAAACCCCCTATGAATGTCAGGAGTGTGGAGAACGCTTCACTTGCATCTCAACTCTGAATTGCCACCAGAGCGTTCACACTAGAGAAAAACAAGTATTTGATGTGAATAGGAAGACCTTGGATCAGAGCACAGAACAGAGAGAGCATCTAAGGTTTGATGAAAAGCACTTTAAGTGTAACAAATGTGAGAAAACCTTTAGCGACAGCAGATACCTAATTCAGCACAAGAGAATTCACACCATCATGAAGCCATTTGAGTGTGACCAGTGTGGGCAAGGCTTTGGCCAAAGTGCTCAGCTCATTCACCATCAAAGAATCCACTCCCTAGCAGGGCCACATGAACATGGTGAGCATAGGAAAGCATTCAGCAGCAGCACCTCCCTCATTGAACTTCAGTCTTTTCATACAAGCAAGCACCCCTTTAAATGTAACAAATGTGAAAAGACCTTCAGCCAGCGTGCATCCCTCTCAGAACATCGGTTAATTCACATTGGAGAGAAACCCTTTAAATGTAACAAGTGTGACAGAGTCTTTACCCAGAATAATTACCTTATTCAGCATCAGAGAATTCATGCTGAAAAGAAACCTCTTGAGtgtaaagaatgtgggaaaaCATTCAGTCAGAGCTCATGCCTATCTAAACATCATAGaattcacacaggagagaaaccctatgaatgtggTGACTGTGGGAAAGCCTTTAGCCTTAGTGCTGAACTTAACCGCCACCAGagagttcacactggagaaaagccTTACATTTGTCAGGAATGTGGAAAAGGCTTCAGCCAGGGATCATGCCTTACTATTCACCAGAGAGTTCATACTGGGGAGAAGCCCTACATATGTAgcgaatgtgggaaagcctttgcCCAGAAAGCAAATCTAACACAGCACAAGCGAATTCACACTGGGGAGAAGCCTTATACCTGTGATGTGTGTGGCAGAGCCTTTGGCTTCAGTGCCCATCTCAGTCAGCACCAGAGAATTCACACCCAGGAGAAACCTTATCAGTGTCAACATTGTCAAAAAACCTTTCGGTCCTGCTCAGCTCTTAGCCGCCATCAGAGGGTACACAAGTAA